From a single Nakaseomyces glabratus chromosome H, complete sequence genomic region:
- the MCM10 gene encoding Mcm10p (CAGL0H06589g~Ortholog(s) have DNA replication origin binding, single-stranded DNA binding activity): MVHIIDNDPREVKLLDPYTDLSEDDKEQESDIQRELEMIERKKQDLISRLKENKRKLLSKQLDPNMKNINSRGRVEVPRSPKRESLPAQENLQHNVPQVTHNQAANNKKANPNEEDIVRKELDVVATTSYFQNKFKNSKTDENRMVTAYQQMMSARTHTFNGSTSLSDNKTIQCDELEPYSNFHIKKRYIPKDEVDKLLHGIKILRLNKLFAKVRPPSFSEPQYSNWVAIGAISSKEDVKLTNAAKPVKYFKFTLTDFRHNLDVYVFGKKPVERYYNLRVGDIIAVLNPEILPWRPSGCVNGIKSFNLRIGHDFNCILEIGASRDLGWCQMVNHGQSKICNSPINTKTDRCCEFHRELQMRSTASKRIELSGSYALGAPTKVGTQPSIYKDNNKSRNTNPAKHKMFSITGHGSKKEQEKEKHEIEAHHFSNKRAAKAFFDDSFQDPSLLANLESKRRKIKASKMDRNLLKALNGEDASQSKNKQQVKEITEKTLQTGVIQRLGFDPSGGQIAKVLDKSRGTKTDDPTISKKMGLINDLIHFKKDKIKLKPSREIQLEKRHRREAIWKKHFQDTNDSDSDLEIV, encoded by the coding sequence ATGGTTCATATAATTGATAATGATCCAAGGGAAGTAAAATTACTTGACCCATATACTGATTTATCAGAAGATGACAAAGAGCAGGAGTCAGATATACAAAGAGAATTGGAAATGATTGAGCGAAAGAAGCAAGATCTTATATCAAGATTAAAGGAGAATAAACGGAAACTTTTGAGCAAACAACTTGATCCAAATATGAAAAACATCAATAGCAGAGGAAGAGTCGAGGTACCGAGATCTCCCAAACGTGAATCCTTACCTGCACAAGAAAACCTTCAACATAATGTCCCACAAGTTACACATAATCAAGCGGCCAATAACAAGAAGGCAAATCCCAATGAAGAGGATATTGTGCGTAAAGAACTTGATGTTGTTGCGACGACATCATATTTTCAGAATAAATTCAAGAACTCTAAAACAGATGAGAATAGGATGGTTACTGCTTACCAACAGATGATGTCCGCCCGTACTCACACCTTTAATGGGTCCACTAGCTTATCCGATAATAAAACCATACAGTGTGATGAACTAGAACCTTATTCAAACTTTCACATCAAAAAGAGGTATATACCTAAGGATGAAGTCGATAAATTACTGCatggaataaaaatactaaGATTGAACAAACTATTTGCTAAAGTTAGACCACCTTCCTTCTCTGAGCCACAATACTCAAACTGGGTTGCAATTGGTGCAATAAGTTCAAAGGAGGACGTCAAGCTTACCAATGCAGCAAAACCTGTCAAGTACTTCAAGTTCACCTTGACTGATTTCAGGCATAACCTAGATGTGTATGTGTTTGGCAAAAAACCAGTCGAAAGGTACTATAATCTTCGAGTTGGAGACATTATAGCCGTTCTGAATCCAGAGATTCTTCCATGGAGACCTTCGGGATGTGTTAACGGTATTAAATCATTCAACTTGAGAATAGGCCATGATTTCAATTGCATTCTAGAAATCGGAGCCAGCAGGGATCTAGGCTGGTGCCAAATGGTAAATCACGGACAGAGTAAGATTTGTAATTCTCCAATTAATACTAAAACCGATAGGTGTTGTGAGTTTCACCGTGAGCTACAAATGAGAAGCACTGCATCAAAGAGAATAGAGCTGAGTGGTTCATACGCTTTAGGAGCTCCTACTAAAGTTGGAACACAACCTTCCATATATAAGGATAATAATAAGAGTAGAAATACTAACCCTGCTAAACATAAaatgttttcaataacCGGGCATGGctcaaaaaaagaacaagagaaagaaaaacatgAAATAGAAGCACATCacttttcaaataaaagagCGGCTAAGGCCTTCTTTGATGATTCGTTTCAAGATCCAAGCCTTCTAGCTAATCTGGAAAGTAAGCGACGCAAGATAAAAGCATCTAAAATGGATagaaatttattaaaaGCTTTAAATGGTGAAGATGCTTCACAGTCCAAGAATAAACAGCAAGTAAAAGAGATCACAGAGAAAACTTTACAAACTGGTGTAATACAAAGACTTGGTTTTGATCCAAGTGGCGGTCAAATTGCAAAGGTATTGGACAAGTCAAGAGGAACTAAAACCGACGACCCAACaatctcaaaaaaaatgggtCTTATCAACGATTTGATACATTTCAAGAAggataaaataaaacttAAGCCATCAAGAGAAATTCAGCTTGAGAAACGGCATCGTAGAGAAGCTATATGGAAGAAACACTTTCAAGATACAAATGATAGTGATAGTGACTTAGAAATTGTCTAA